From a region of the Myxococcus fulvus genome:
- a CDS encoding carboxypeptidase-like regulatory domain-containing protein has translation MLEGTVSQELATFTGTVVDPSGQPISGATVVINGINRTTDTAGKYFVSINSTTGYIISVSKSGFAPDTDYLSAGRLNNTHVLPRAPIRQFSATQAINLEVGGLAVSIPAGSLVNAAGQPATGTVLVSAATYGPRDMPGDFTAVNQNGRQVALESVGAFFIGATTADGQALNLAKDRTAQVSIRVPQAAGGIMPACVFEGRCRAAAWRFDATINRWVEQRANFQPNSTGSTFTLIGGPASTPSSVVPSNGGLGTWNIDLEMTTPACTTVEFVGFPAYCYDIKVNLAMQNAGNTFVPFTDTVTPSIPFVVLYNSRPNVDQEVGVEFPGAPADCAANMTIFSNPNPTDPSTYPIYTPTGGFTQFNSGAPWGGTGFPKSTVSPFGDITLTDIVNGTQPCNSSVTFVYNP, from the coding sequence GTGCTCGAAGGGACGGTGTCGCAGGAGCTGGCGACCTTCACTGGCACCGTGGTGGACCCCAGCGGCCAGCCGATCTCCGGCGCCACGGTGGTCATCAACGGCATCAACCGGACCACGGACACGGCCGGCAAGTACTTCGTGTCCATCAACAGCACGACGGGCTACATCATCAGCGTGAGCAAGTCGGGCTTCGCGCCGGATACGGACTACCTGAGCGCGGGCCGGCTCAACAACACCCACGTCCTGCCGCGCGCTCCCATCAGGCAGTTCAGCGCGACGCAGGCCATCAACCTGGAGGTCGGCGGTCTGGCGGTGAGCATCCCCGCGGGCTCGCTGGTCAACGCCGCCGGCCAGCCGGCGACGGGCACCGTGCTCGTCTCCGCCGCCACGTACGGCCCGCGCGACATGCCCGGTGACTTCACGGCGGTGAACCAGAACGGCAGGCAGGTCGCGCTCGAGTCCGTGGGGGCCTTCTTCATCGGCGCCACCACCGCCGACGGCCAGGCCCTGAACCTGGCCAAGGACCGGACCGCGCAGGTCTCCATCCGCGTCCCCCAGGCTGCCGGAGGCATCATGCCGGCCTGCGTGTTCGAAGGCCGCTGCCGTGCCGCCGCGTGGCGGTTCGATGCCACCATCAACCGTTGGGTGGAGCAGCGCGCCAACTTCCAGCCGAACAGCACCGGCAGCACCTTCACGCTCATCGGCGGGCCCGCGTCCACGCCCAGCTCCGTGGTCCCGTCCAACGGCGGCCTCGGCACCTGGAACATCGACCTGGAGATGACCACGCCGGCCTGCACCACCGTCGAGTTCGTGGGCTTCCCCGCCTACTGCTACGACATCAAGGTCAACCTCGCGATGCAGAACGCGGGCAACACCTTCGTTCCCTTCACGGACACGGTGACGCCGAGCATCCCCTTCGTCGTCCTCTACAACAGCCGTCCGAACGTGGACCAGGAGGTGGGCGTGGAGTTCCCCGGCGCCCCCGCGGACTGCGCCGCCAACATGACCATCTTCTCCAACCCCAACCCGACGGACCCGAGCACGTATCCCATCTACACCCCGACGGGCGGCTTCACCCAGTTCAACTCGGGCGCGCCGTGGGGCGGCACGGGCTTCCCCAAGTCCACGGTGTCTCCGTTCGGCGACATCACCCTGACGGACATCGTGAACGGCACCCAGCCGTGCAACTCCTCGGTGACGTTCGTCTACAACCCGTGA
- a CDS encoding MEKHLA domain-containing protein: MKAIHEVLPVLKMLDTSYQRHFSKPLGVGFCPSYIEHASDPTRLAWVHAEAPFLLLAQDAQAEPVFFYSNAAASRQFGYSAEEFLRMPARLSAPPDGQKQRAVLVQSVEERGFLTGYSGIRVTQGGKLFRIRDSELWRVEDPQGTHRGMGALVWPEPL; encoded by the coding sequence ATGAAAGCCATCCACGAAGTGTTGCCAGTCCTGAAGATGCTCGACACCTCCTACCAGCGGCACTTCAGCAAGCCCCTGGGGGTCGGCTTCTGCCCTTCCTACATCGAGCACGCCTCCGACCCGACCCGCCTGGCGTGGGTCCATGCCGAGGCGCCCTTCCTGTTGTTGGCGCAGGACGCCCAGGCAGAGCCTGTCTTCTTCTACTCCAACGCCGCCGCGTCCCGGCAGTTCGGCTACTCCGCCGAGGAGTTCCTTCGGATGCCCGCTCGACTCAGCGCGCCGCCCGACGGCCAGAAGCAGCGCGCGGTCCTGGTTCAATCCGTCGAGGAGCGCGGCTTCTTGACGGGCTACTCCGGCATTCGCGTCACCCAGGGCGGAAAGCTGTTCCGCATCCGCGACTCAGAGCTGTGGCGGGTCGAGGACCCCCAGGGGACGCACCGGGGCATGGGCGCGCTCGTCTGGCCCGAGCCACTCTAA
- a CDS encoding thiamine pyrophosphate-dependent enzyme codes for MKRLSGYDVLLSALRAWGVTTCTGVTGGGLLHFLQNLDAHPGRQEARRAEESPLFFTLGEYAAGFTPLGSYLATGELGCCVATTGAATKLLSCGLSDAKLHDLPAVFLVPLCSTKSQGLSPLQDTSSLGNNIVSQLQAELPGGVFVLDQPTTVVPQLRQAQHRLQQSKPIVLVIEPTLLKLPSSKESCAFSPLRPPEPKPEELRRFVTMFHAAAEGRRVVVLAGEELARVPRAPKLTTRLCEQLGAPLVWSINGANGVERQNPWGHGYISFGGNDAAMDVWKRLGEDDVLLVLGACPDEYTVNLQPYPAGKTFVVTSIEQGYGQVDGSFAHRARHEFHQWVTPLDSALHALVEHLEQVPPRTRRAAAAPANLNHTPRAPPRPGFVDLRQLFTRLDDRWAPGTLGFDDVCLSYKDRQYVTQRPHPNARFFSLYRGSAMGNVLGLCIGARLASPDSHVVGFTGDGCFRLFAGCLSEASHLDLLLFVLDNASYGIVEQALPDILPGLQAPRRHTQLTPMEFGDIARACGWVAFDLKPDLTNLDAILGLHRARAGQSILVTIPVDAEQVLGLNPRAGNL; via the coding sequence ATGAAGCGATTGAGTGGCTATGACGTGCTCCTGTCCGCACTGCGCGCCTGGGGCGTCACGACCTGCACCGGTGTCACGGGGGGCGGGCTCCTGCACTTCCTCCAGAACCTGGATGCCCATCCGGGACGACAGGAGGCGCGTCGCGCCGAGGAGTCTCCGTTGTTCTTCACGTTGGGCGAGTACGCCGCGGGCTTCACGCCGCTGGGGAGCTACCTCGCCACGGGAGAGCTGGGGTGCTGCGTCGCCACCACGGGCGCGGCGACCAAGTTGCTCTCCTGCGGCCTGAGCGACGCCAAGCTGCATGACCTCCCAGCGGTCTTCCTGGTGCCCCTCTGCTCCACGAAGAGCCAGGGGCTCAGCCCGCTCCAGGACACCTCCTCGCTCGGCAACAACATCGTGTCCCAGCTCCAGGCGGAGCTCCCGGGGGGCGTGTTCGTGCTCGACCAGCCCACCACCGTCGTCCCACAGCTCCGGCAGGCCCAGCACCGGCTCCAGCAATCCAAGCCCATCGTGCTCGTCATCGAGCCGACCCTCCTCAAGCTGCCTTCCAGCAAGGAGTCCTGCGCCTTCTCTCCGCTTCGTCCTCCCGAGCCGAAGCCCGAGGAGCTGCGCCGCTTCGTCACGATGTTCCACGCCGCGGCGGAGGGGCGACGCGTCGTCGTCCTCGCCGGCGAGGAGCTGGCGCGCGTGCCCCGCGCACCGAAGCTCACCACGCGGCTGTGCGAGCAGCTCGGGGCCCCTCTCGTCTGGAGCATCAACGGCGCCAATGGCGTCGAACGCCAGAACCCCTGGGGCCATGGCTACATCTCCTTCGGAGGGAACGACGCGGCGATGGACGTCTGGAAGCGCCTGGGTGAGGACGATGTCCTCCTCGTGCTCGGAGCGTGCCCGGACGAGTACACCGTCAACCTCCAGCCCTATCCCGCGGGGAAGACCTTCGTCGTCACGTCCATCGAGCAGGGCTACGGCCAGGTCGACGGCAGCTTCGCCCACCGCGCGCGGCACGAGTTCCATCAGTGGGTGACGCCCCTGGACAGCGCCCTGCATGCGCTCGTCGAGCACCTGGAGCAGGTCCCGCCGCGCACCCGACGGGCCGCCGCCGCGCCCGCGAACCTCAACCACACGCCGCGAGCCCCACCCCGCCCCGGCTTCGTGGACCTGCGCCAGCTCTTCACCCGGCTGGACGACCGCTGGGCACCGGGGACCCTCGGCTTCGATGACGTCTGTCTTTCCTACAAGGACCGGCAATACGTCACCCAGCGGCCCCACCCGAACGCGCGCTTCTTCTCGCTCTATCGGGGCTCGGCCATGGGCAACGTGCTGGGCCTGTGCATCGGCGCGCGACTGGCCAGCCCCGACAGCCACGTCGTCGGCTTCACCGGGGATGGTTGCTTCCGGCTCTTCGCGGGCTGTCTGTCCGAGGCCAGCCACCTGGACCTGCTCCTGTTCGTGCTCGACAACGCCAGCTACGGCATCGTCGAGCAGGCCCTTCCCGACATCCTCCCCGGCCTCCAGGCCCCACGCCGCCATACCCAGCTCACCCCCATGGAGTTCGGCGACATCGCGCGCGCCTGTGGCTGGGTGGCGTTCGACCTGAAACCAGACCTCACCAACCTGGACGCCATCCTGGGCCTCCACCGTGCCCGCGCGGGCCAGTCCATCCTCGTGACAATCCCCGTCGACGCCGAACAGGTCCTCGGCCTCAACCCCCGCGCCGGCAATCTCTGA
- a CDS encoding DUF3105 domain-containing protein, with the protein MRYDGGVHAQRLLTLPSLLALLSLSACDASDAAPGGCGQFSFPLSTQTSSGHLAACDSAACGNGENPPNSGPHCASVARCGIYDEPVSRCLYVHNLEHGHAVFLYNCPDGCPDEVAKLEAAAATVPIGANGVRRALIAQDPRLPNRVAAMLWRRTYLADAADPEALRCLLAFQDTDAPEPGLACPGP; encoded by the coding sequence ATGCGGTATGACGGGGGCGTGCACGCCCAACGCCTCCTCACCCTCCCCTCGCTGCTCGCGCTCCTGTCCCTGTCCGCCTGCGACGCCTCGGACGCGGCGCCCGGCGGCTGCGGCCAGTTCAGCTTCCCCCTCTCCACGCAGACGTCCTCCGGGCACCTCGCCGCCTGCGACAGCGCCGCTTGCGGCAACGGGGAGAACCCTCCGAACTCCGGTCCGCACTGCGCCAGCGTGGCCCGCTGTGGCATCTACGACGAGCCCGTGTCGCGCTGCCTGTACGTCCACAACCTGGAGCACGGGCACGCGGTGTTCCTCTACAACTGCCCGGACGGCTGTCCCGATGAGGTGGCGAAGCTGGAGGCCGCGGCGGCCACCGTGCCCATCGGCGCCAACGGCGTGCGCCGCGCGCTCATCGCGCAGGACCCGCGACTGCCCAACCGCGTGGCCGCGATGCTGTGGCGGCGCACGTATCTGGCTGACGCCGCGGACCCGGAAGCGCTCCGCTGCCTGCTCGCATTCCAGGACACGGACGCGCCCGAGCCGGGCCTCGCCTGCCCCGGCCCGTGA
- a CDS encoding DHH family phosphoesterase, whose amino-acid sequence MLLGHTKDPAWPASEDALAEARLFIQAQRGKRVLVAPHSDADGLASGVLMVRALEAVGARVAVRVPGKGEHAHSPGFLERLRATKPDALVVLDMGSRPAPLLPSVPTLIVDHHAAESFPPEARVVTADGHEPIASSSLLTYVLVSPLVVPGPLEWLAVLGTVGDLGTDAPMPFLKDALRRANRKAVTETVSLINAARRSARFAAPRALEVLLRAGAAKDISEGRVPGVDELRDCRVEVRREVERCARTPPRVASRVALLLFSSEAQIHPLVAVRWTQRLPEHIVIAANTGYLPGRVNFAMRSHAPIDLRAFIQGLGLPPMGEELGHGHARATGGSVSQSDFLRFAEAVGLPGLRAQDVERRGAFPG is encoded by the coding sequence ATGTTGCTCGGTCACACGAAGGACCCCGCCTGGCCCGCGTCCGAGGATGCGCTCGCCGAGGCCCGACTCTTCATCCAAGCCCAGCGCGGCAAGCGCGTGCTGGTGGCGCCCCACTCGGACGCGGATGGGCTGGCGTCCGGCGTGCTGATGGTGCGCGCGCTCGAGGCCGTGGGCGCCCGCGTCGCCGTCCGCGTGCCCGGGAAGGGAGAGCATGCCCACTCGCCCGGCTTCCTGGAGCGGCTGCGCGCGACGAAGCCCGACGCGCTCGTCGTCCTCGACATGGGCAGCCGGCCCGCGCCGCTGCTGCCCTCCGTCCCCACCCTCATCGTGGACCACCACGCGGCGGAGTCCTTTCCTCCCGAGGCGCGGGTCGTTACCGCGGATGGCCATGAACCCATCGCGAGCAGCAGCCTGCTCACCTACGTGCTGGTGTCGCCGCTCGTCGTGCCGGGGCCGCTGGAGTGGCTCGCGGTGCTCGGCACCGTGGGGGACCTGGGCACGGACGCCCCCATGCCGTTCCTCAAGGACGCGCTCAGACGCGCGAACCGCAAGGCGGTGACGGAGACGGTGTCCCTCATCAACGCGGCCCGACGCTCGGCCCGCTTCGCCGCGCCCCGGGCCCTGGAGGTCCTGCTGCGCGCGGGGGCCGCGAAGGACATCTCCGAAGGACGCGTGCCCGGCGTGGACGAGCTGCGGGACTGCCGCGTGGAGGTGCGCCGCGAGGTCGAACGGTGTGCTCGCACACCGCCCCGTGTCGCCTCGCGCGTGGCGCTGCTCCTGTTCAGCTCGGAGGCGCAGATACATCCGCTGGTGGCCGTGCGGTGGACGCAGCGGCTGCCCGAGCACATCGTCATCGCGGCCAACACGGGCTATCTGCCCGGCCGGGTGAATTTCGCGATGCGCAGCCATGCGCCCATCGACCTGAGGGCCTTCATCCAGGGACTGGGCCTGCCGCCAATGGGTGAGGAACTGGGCCACGGCCATGCTCGCGCCACGGGAGGAAGCGTGAGCCAGTCCGACTTCCTCCGCTTCGCCGAGGCCGTGGGGCTGCCAGGGCTGCGCGCACAGGACGTGGAGCGTCGCGGCGCGTTCCCCGGCTGA
- the uvsE gene encoding UV DNA damage repair endonuclease UvsE: protein MASLSQVMEAFDSYRLGYVAQSLTLGVSAGHTCRLAGATPQRLESLIAMNLEELQRLLEFNASRGIEVFRIGSSLVPFGSHPVNTLTWWKTFGRDFEHLARLARRSHQRLSMHPSPAGASLSSRHARVREASLAELRYSARVLDLLEAGPESRVVLHVGGAAPTREEALVAAHRFLDEMPESLRERLTIEHDDKVWSAREVLPLAREHGVPMVGDNLHNAVLASTPVMSLKELLREAASTWTALDLRPKFHLASQRPQARAGAHSDRVDPADFRKMVAALPVPADLMLEAKEKDVAVFALRQLANERRGRRGGAGAPAP from the coding sequence GTGGCGAGCTTGTCCCAGGTGATGGAAGCCTTCGACTCCTATCGACTTGGCTATGTCGCGCAGAGCCTGACGCTGGGCGTGAGCGCGGGACACACGTGCCGCCTGGCGGGCGCCACGCCTCAACGCCTGGAGTCTCTCATCGCCATGAACCTCGAAGAACTCCAGCGCCTGCTCGAGTTCAACGCCTCGCGAGGCATCGAGGTGTTCCGCATCGGCTCCTCGCTCGTTCCATTCGGCTCGCATCCGGTGAACACGCTCACGTGGTGGAAGACCTTCGGCCGGGACTTCGAGCACCTGGCCCGCCTTGCGCGCCGCTCGCATCAACGGCTGTCGATGCATCCCTCGCCCGCGGGAGCCTCGCTGTCCTCCCGGCACGCGCGGGTTCGTGAGGCCTCGCTGGCGGAGCTGCGCTACAGCGCGCGCGTGTTGGATTTGCTGGAGGCCGGGCCCGAGTCGCGCGTGGTGCTCCACGTCGGCGGCGCCGCGCCGACCCGCGAGGAGGCGCTGGTCGCCGCACACCGCTTCCTGGACGAGATGCCCGAGTCGCTGCGCGAGCGGCTCACCATCGAGCACGACGACAAGGTGTGGAGCGCGCGCGAGGTCCTGCCCCTCGCGCGTGAGCACGGCGTCCCGATGGTGGGAGACAACCTCCACAACGCGGTCCTCGCCTCGACGCCTGTGATGTCATTGAAGGAGCTCTTGCGCGAGGCCGCGTCGACCTGGACGGCGCTGGACCTGCGGCCCAAGTTCCACCTGGCCAGCCAGCGTCCCCAAGCACGGGCCGGGGCCCACTCGGACCGGGTGGACCCGGCGGATTTCCGGAAGATGGTGGCCGCGCTGCCCGTGCCGGCGGACCTGATGCTGGAGGCGAAGGAGAAGGACGTCGCGGTTTTCGCATTGCGTCAGCTTGCGAACGAACGCCGAGGCCGACGCGGTGGGGCGGGCGCGCCGGCGCCGTAG
- a CDS encoding M2 family metallopeptidase, with protein MNRTRLTQSLLRSALAALALTAAPGLAQTPAAKATPEEAKQFAEKVNADLKRLWTKQATAEWIKSTYITDDTERNAAYVNEEVLGYVNGAIKDSRRFDGLKLDADTARMLHLLRVSQALPAPSDAKKRAELATTAAKLEGLYGKGKYCGADGKGKCRDLEELSDVMAESRDYAALLDAWQGWHSISRPMRPLYENLVTISNDGAKDIGFNDLGTLWRSGYDMQPAEFEKEAQRLWGQVKPLYDDLHCYVRGRLAKQYGADKVPAGKPIPAHLLGNMWAQEWNNIYPLVEPFPGQASLDVDAALKAQSYDALKMVRLGEKFFTSLGLKPLPETFFERSQFTKPRDRDVVCHASAWDVTYENDLRIKMCIKPTEEDLVTIHHELGHNYYYTYYYNLPVLYQAGANDGFHEAIGDALTLSITPAYLQQVGLLKEVAKNDKNLINLQLKDALEKVAFLPFGLLVDQWRWEVFSGRVKPADYNKSWWTLRQKYQGVAAPVARSEQDFDAGAKYHVPANVPYTRYFLARILQFQFHKALCEASGYKGPLHECSIYGNKEAGKRLQAMLELGASKPWPDALQVVTGTRRMDATPLLDYFSPLRQWLKTQNKGQKCGW; from the coding sequence ATGAACCGGACCCGACTCACGCAGTCGTTGCTGCGCTCGGCCCTCGCGGCCCTGGCGCTGACCGCCGCCCCTGGCCTCGCCCAGACGCCCGCCGCCAAGGCCACGCCCGAAGAGGCGAAGCAGTTCGCCGAGAAGGTGAACGCGGACCTCAAGCGCCTGTGGACGAAGCAGGCCACCGCCGAGTGGATCAAGTCCACGTACATCACCGACGACACCGAGCGGAACGCCGCCTACGTGAACGAGGAGGTGCTCGGCTACGTCAACGGCGCCATCAAGGACTCGCGCCGCTTCGACGGGCTGAAGCTCGACGCGGACACCGCGCGCATGCTGCACCTGCTGCGCGTGTCCCAGGCGCTGCCCGCGCCGTCGGACGCGAAGAAGCGCGCGGAGCTGGCCACCACGGCCGCCAAGCTCGAGGGCCTCTACGGCAAGGGCAAGTACTGCGGCGCCGACGGCAAGGGCAAGTGCCGCGACCTGGAGGAGCTCTCCGACGTCATGGCGGAGAGCCGCGACTACGCCGCGCTGCTCGACGCGTGGCAGGGCTGGCACTCCATCTCCCGGCCCATGCGCCCGCTGTACGAGAACCTGGTCACCATCTCCAACGACGGCGCCAAGGACATCGGCTTCAACGACCTGGGCACGCTGTGGCGCTCCGGCTACGACATGCAGCCCGCGGAGTTCGAGAAGGAGGCCCAGCGCCTGTGGGGCCAGGTGAAGCCCCTGTATGACGACCTGCACTGCTATGTGCGCGGGCGGCTGGCCAAGCAGTACGGCGCGGACAAGGTGCCCGCGGGCAAGCCCATTCCGGCGCACCTGCTGGGCAACATGTGGGCGCAGGAGTGGAACAACATCTACCCCCTGGTGGAGCCGTTCCCCGGTCAGGCCAGCCTGGACGTGGACGCCGCGCTGAAGGCGCAGAGCTACGACGCGCTGAAGATGGTGCGCCTGGGAGAGAAGTTCTTCACCTCGCTCGGCCTCAAGCCGCTGCCGGAGACCTTCTTCGAGCGCTCGCAGTTCACCAAGCCCAGGGATCGCGACGTCGTCTGCCACGCCAGCGCGTGGGACGTGACGTACGAGAACGACCTGCGCATCAAGATGTGCATCAAGCCCACCGAGGAGGACCTGGTCACCATCCACCACGAGCTGGGCCACAACTACTACTACACGTACTACTACAACCTGCCCGTGCTCTATCAGGCCGGCGCCAACGACGGCTTCCACGAGGCCATCGGCGACGCGCTGACGCTGTCGATCACCCCCGCGTACCTCCAGCAGGTCGGCCTGCTCAAGGAGGTGGCGAAGAACGACAAGAACCTCATCAACCTCCAGCTCAAGGACGCGCTGGAGAAGGTGGCGTTCCTGCCCTTCGGCCTGCTCGTGGACCAGTGGCGCTGGGAGGTCTTCTCCGGCCGCGTGAAGCCGGCGGACTACAACAAGTCCTGGTGGACCCTGCGCCAGAAGTACCAGGGCGTGGCCGCGCCGGTGGCCCGCTCCGAGCAGGACTTCGACGCGGGCGCCAAGTACCACGTCCCCGCCAACGTCCCCTACACCCGCTACTTCCTGGCCCGCATCCTCCAGTTCCAGTTCCACAAGGCCCTGTGCGAGGCCTCCGGCTACAAGGGCCCCCTCCACGAGTGCTCCATCTACGGGAACAAGGAGGCCGGAAAGCGCCTCCAGGCGATGCTGGAGCTCGGCGCCAGCAAGCCCTGGCCGGATGCGCTCCAGGTCGTCACTGGGACTCGCCGCATGGATGCAACGCCGTTGCTGGATTATTTCAGCCCCTTGCGTCAGTGGCTGAAGACCCAGAACAAGGGCCAGAAGTGCGGATGGTGA
- a CDS encoding cold-shock protein translates to MATGTVKWFNDAKGFGFITQDGGGEDVFCHHTAINMDGFRTLQEGQKVEFEVARGPKGLQAQNVRAA, encoded by the coding sequence ATGGCTACTGGTACCGTGAAGTGGTTCAACGATGCGAAGGGCTTTGGCTTCATCACCCAGGACGGCGGTGGTGAGGACGTGTTCTGCCACCACACCGCCATCAACATGGATGGCTTCCGCACCCTCCAGGAGGGGCAGAAGGTGGAGTTCGAGGTCGCCCGCGGCCCCAAGGGTCTTCAGGCGCAGAACGTCCGCGCGGCCTGA
- a CDS encoding class I SAM-dependent methyltransferase: MPIKRRIKELLAQGLVKGSRRLGLLDDPRLFQVYERGGYHVTPNHFYQPIPDTGSLPEALWGTRSKMVGIDLRESSQLALLERLSSKYRDEYQAFPRSATDEPHVYHLGNSEFGTVDAEVAYGLVRELRPRRLFEIGSGWSTRLSAQACRKNEGEGAPACELVAFEPYPSEVLRAGFPGLTRLEPLKAQDIPYSEVERLEENDILFIDSSHVLKVGSDVQVEFLELLPRLKKGVVVHVHDIFLPAEYPRAWVLEHRRFWTEQYLLQAFLSFNDSFEVLWGSSFMHLTHPERLRQAFPSYRGAPEDWPGSFWLRRVK, translated from the coding sequence ATGCCCATCAAGCGTCGCATCAAGGAGCTGTTGGCCCAGGGGTTGGTGAAGGGAAGCCGGCGGCTCGGGTTGCTCGACGACCCGAGGCTGTTCCAGGTCTACGAGCGTGGCGGCTACCACGTCACGCCGAACCACTTCTATCAACCCATCCCCGACACGGGCTCGCTGCCCGAGGCGCTGTGGGGCACGCGCTCGAAGATGGTGGGAATCGACCTGCGCGAGTCGAGCCAGCTCGCGCTGCTCGAGCGTCTGTCATCGAAGTACCGCGACGAGTACCAGGCGTTCCCGAGGTCCGCGACGGACGAGCCGCACGTCTACCACCTGGGCAACAGCGAGTTCGGGACGGTGGACGCGGAGGTGGCCTACGGGCTGGTGCGCGAGCTGCGGCCGCGCAGGCTGTTCGAGATCGGCTCCGGCTGGTCCACGCGCCTGTCCGCCCAGGCGTGCCGGAAGAACGAAGGGGAGGGCGCGCCCGCGTGTGAGCTGGTGGCCTTCGAGCCCTATCCGAGCGAGGTGCTGCGCGCGGGCTTCCCGGGCCTGACGCGCCTGGAGCCGCTGAAGGCGCAGGACATCCCGTACTCGGAGGTGGAGCGGCTGGAGGAGAACGACATCCTCTTCATCGACTCCAGCCACGTGTTGAAGGTGGGCAGTGACGTCCAGGTGGAGTTCCTGGAGCTGCTGCCTCGGCTGAAGAAGGGCGTGGTGGTGCACGTCCACGACATCTTCCTGCCGGCGGAGTACCCGCGCGCGTGGGTGCTGGAGCACCGGCGCTTCTGGACGGAGCAGTACCTGCTGCAGGCGTTCCTGAGCTTCAACGACAGCTTCGAGGTGCTCTGGGGCAGCAGCTTCATGCACCTGACGCATCCGGAGCGGTTGCGTCAGGCGTTCCCGTCGTACCGGGGGGCTCCCGAGGACTGGCCCGGGAGCTTCTGGCTGCGACGGGTGAAGTGA
- a CDS encoding FKBP-type peptidyl-prolyl cis-trans isomerase, translating into MRTMRMATLALVLGATGAHAQGGAPAKKAEPAAKAPAAAAVDPSELTEDQQTIYALGASVGKDLSLFALTPEEVQILQRGMTDAMAGTVTIEPKEFAPKIQAFAKSRQAQAGNAALVRAAREPGAVKLPSGVIYRETQAGTGKSPRATDTVKVHYEGRLVDGAIFDTSAKRGIPVEFPLNGVIPCWTQGVSRMKVGGKAKLTCPGDTAYGERPPSGSRIPPNAVLTFDVELVAIPGDTRQ; encoded by the coding sequence ATGCGAACGATGAGGATGGCAACGCTCGCCCTGGTGCTCGGCGCCACGGGTGCGCACGCGCAAGGCGGTGCTCCCGCGAAGAAGGCCGAGCCCGCCGCGAAGGCTCCGGCGGCCGCGGCCGTGGACCCCAGCGAGCTGACCGAGGACCAGCAGACCATCTACGCGCTGGGCGCCAGCGTGGGGAAGGACCTGTCCCTCTTCGCGCTCACCCCGGAGGAGGTGCAGATCCTCCAGCGCGGCATGACGGACGCCATGGCCGGCACGGTCACCATCGAGCCCAAGGAGTTCGCGCCGAAGATTCAGGCCTTCGCGAAGTCGCGTCAGGCGCAGGCCGGCAACGCGGCTTTGGTGCGCGCGGCCAGGGAGCCCGGCGCGGTGAAGCTGCCCTCCGGCGTCATCTACCGTGAGACGCAGGCGGGCACGGGCAAGAGCCCGCGCGCCACCGACACCGTCAAGGTCCACTACGAGGGCCGGCTCGTGGACGGCGCCATCTTCGACACGTCCGCCAAGCGCGGCATCCCCGTCGAGTTCCCCCTCAACGGCGTCATCCCCTGCTGGACGCAGGGCGTGTCGCGCATGAAGGTCGGTGGCAAGGCGAAGCTCACCTGCCCCGGAGACACCGCGTACGGCGAGCGTCCGCCCTCCGGCTCGCGCATCCCTCCCAACGCCGTCCTCACCTTCGACGTGGAGCTGGTCGCCATCCCCGGCGACACCCGTCAGTAG
- a CDS encoding PilZ domain-containing protein: MSDKRKSKRAPLDIYLNKYMGGVPYMSRAADISPEGVSLARLIEPQHDAKRVGLQFQLPGSEEIIYAEGEVVREWVELSTAKREHSGVRFTLLTERHRKMIDAYVDRHGRAGSEN; the protein is encoded by the coding sequence ATGAGCGACAAGCGTAAGTCGAAGCGGGCGCCCCTCGACATCTACCTGAACAAGTACATGGGCGGCGTGCCGTACATGTCGCGGGCCGCGGACATCAGCCCGGAGGGTGTGAGTCTGGCCCGGTTGATCGAGCCCCAGCACGACGCCAAGCGCGTGGGTCTCCAGTTCCAGCTGCCGGGCTCGGAGGAGATCATCTACGCGGAGGGCGAGGTGGTGCGCGAGTGGGTGGAGCTGTCCACCGCCAAGCGCGAGCACTCGGGTGTGCGCTTCACGCTGCTCACCGAGCGGCACCGGAAGATGATCGACGCGTACGTCGACCGTCACGGCCGCGCGGGCAGCGAGAACTGA
- a CDS encoding PEGA domain-containing protein, whose translation MRRRLVAGWSAWLVVGVLSGCGRKEPDSVAKARELMAGAKPTSGDVSLRCVPEDAEVYLDGVLQGVCSDYAGNPRGLNLGVGLHQIEVKKHGYWPYTTYYEPSGARARLNVTLRATESAPPAEGTP comes from the coding sequence GTGCGACGCCGTCTCGTGGCTGGGTGGAGTGCGTGGTTGGTGGTGGGCGTGCTGTCGGGGTGTGGGCGCAAGGAGCCCGACTCCGTGGCGAAGGCGCGCGAGTTGATGGCGGGCGCGAAGCCCACCAGCGGGGATGTGTCGCTGCGCTGCGTGCCCGAGGACGCCGAGGTGTATCTGGACGGCGTGCTCCAGGGCGTGTGCAGCGACTACGCGGGCAATCCCCGGGGGCTCAATCTGGGTGTCGGGCTGCATCAGATTGAGGTGAAGAAGCACGGGTACTGGCCGTACACGACGTACTACGAGCCCAGTGGCGCGCGGGCGCGGCTGAACGTCACGCTGCGAGCCACGGAGTCCGCGCCTCCCGCGGAAGGGACGCCCTGA